From Vigna unguiculata cultivar IT97K-499-35 chromosome 5, ASM411807v1, whole genome shotgun sequence, the proteins below share one genomic window:
- the LOC114184629 gene encoding protein LURP-one-related 15-like, with protein MENPFPVINLYYCAPHTINLQINTDKGATYDGNGRRRFYIKSPRLTLHDRCLLCDDAGNPILTLYWKIMTMHRRCQVFRGESNDSSELLFSVKKSELLQSGVMRLDVFLANNKKESECDFRVNVVSGKRTCHVYAGESPTVVASMENNGGFNVFVYRNVDYAFIVALLMIVKDIRFFYDEARKFATGVTPVALGIMMS; from the exons ATGGAAAATCCATTCCCAGTTATCAACCTTTACTATTGTGCTCCTCACACTATCAATCTTCAAATTAACACTGATAAAGGTGCCACTTACGACGGAAATGGTCGCCGTCGTTTTTATATCAAATCTCCCCGTTTAACCCTTCACGACCGTTGTCTTTTGTGTGATGATGCCGGAAATCCCATCCTCACTCTATATTGGAAG ATCATGACAATGCACCGACGATGCCAAGTTTTCAGGGGTGAAAGCAATGATTCCTCCGAATTGCTCTTTTCGGTGAAAAAATCAGAATTGCTTCAGAGTGGAGTGATGAGATTAGATGTCTTCCTCGcaaacaacaaaaaagaaagtgaGTGTGACTTTAGAGTAAACGTTGTGAGTGGCAAAAGAACATGCCATGTTTATGCAGGTGAATCTCCCACAGTTGTTGCCTCG ATGGAGAATAATGGTGGCTTCAATGTCTTCGTGTATCGCAACGTGGACTATGCATTCATAGTGGCACTACTTATGATCGTTAAAGACATCAGATTCTTCTACGATGAAGCGCGGAAATTTGCAACAGGAGTGACGCCAGTGGCATTGGGCATTATGATGAGCTAA
- the LOC114186283 gene encoding protein LURP-one-related 15-like: MKTLYFHQTPYVSPMADKVSVINPFYCAPYSITLQINTEKGVTYSENGDRLFYVDDTFFTLHNRRVLYDDTQKPIVTFYKKAVTLHERCKVFKGESTDLSQLLFSVKKINKSISPGITKLNVFLPNNQDKKKSDFRVIICGSKNSCTVYAGESPNILAKMENNGGFNVLVNPNVDYAFIVALLMIVKDVKVGTEIAPGIKLISSVLSVALGN; this comes from the exons ATGAAGACACTGTACTTCCATCAAACACCTTACGTGTCTCCAATGGCAGATAAAGTTTCAGTGATCAACCCTTTCTACTGTGCTCCTTACTCTATCACTCTACAGATTAATACTGAGAAAGGAGTGACTTACAGTGAAAATGGTGATCGTCTCTTTTATGTGGACGATACTTTTTTCACACTTCATAACCGTCGTGTCTTATATGATGATACACAAAAACCCATCGTCACTTTCTACAAAAAG GCTGTGACGTTGCATGAGCGATGCAAAGTTTTCAAGGGTGAAAGCACCGATTTATCTCAATTGCTATTTTCTGTGAAGAAAATCAATAAATCGATTTCACCTGGGATTACTAAATTAAACGTGTTCCTCCCAAACAACCAagacaaaaagaaaagtgaCTTTAGAGTCATCATTTGTGGAAGTAAAAACTCTTGCACAGTTTATGCCGGTGAATCTCCTAATATTCTAGCCAAG ATGGAGAATAATGGTGGGTTCAATGTGTTGGTGAATCCCAATGTGGACTACGCATTCATAGTGGCACTACTTATGATTGTTAAGGACGTGAAAGTTGGTACTGAAATTGCTCCTGGCATAAAATTGATTTCATCAGTGTTATCGGTTGCATTAGGCAACTAA